A genome region from Vibrio tapetis subsp. tapetis includes the following:
- the istB gene encoding IS21-like element helper ATPase IstB, with translation MNQINEQLKALRLGHAAQALEQQREQLSTYAELAFEERLSLLLESELLNRNQTKIQRLKRQAKLRVDAQASQIIYKEGRGLMRSQMSELLTGIYLHKHQNILITGPTGAGKTYIACALSAQACEQQHSVRYYRLSRLLDDLSSGRLDGTYQKQLLALSKKGLLVLDDWGMEKLTQDHAGHLLELLEDRYQVSSTMMISQLPVKEWYNMIGNATVADAVLDRLIHNSHRLELGGESMRKLAQSDQLE, from the coding sequence ATGAACCAGATAAATGAACAACTAAAAGCACTTCGCCTTGGTCATGCAGCACAAGCTTTAGAGCAGCAACGTGAGCAGCTATCCACTTACGCAGAGCTAGCGTTCGAAGAAAGGTTAAGCTTACTTCTAGAGAGTGAGTTGCTTAACCGAAACCAAACTAAGATCCAAAGGCTCAAGCGACAAGCCAAGCTCAGAGTAGATGCGCAGGCAAGCCAAATTATTTACAAAGAAGGGCGAGGTCTAATGCGGAGTCAGATGAGTGAACTTCTGACAGGAATCTATCTGCACAAACATCAAAATATCTTGATCACTGGCCCTACAGGAGCAGGAAAAACCTATATCGCTTGCGCTTTATCGGCTCAGGCTTGCGAGCAGCAACATAGCGTTCGATATTACCGTTTGAGTCGCTTACTGGATGATCTAAGTTCAGGCCGTCTTGACGGCACATATCAAAAACAGCTACTGGCACTATCGAAAAAAGGCTTACTCGTCCTAGATGACTGGGGAATGGAAAAGCTCACTCAGGATCATGCAGGTCATTTACTGGAGTTACTTGAAGACAGATATCAGGTCAGCAGCACGATGATGATAAGCCAACTTCCTGTAAAAGAATGGTACAACATGATAGGTAACGCCACGGTTGCTGATGCTGTTTTAGACCGATTAATCCATAACAGCCACCGATTAGAACTAGGAGGGGAATCAATGAGAAAACTGGCGCAATCCGATCAGTTAGAGTAA
- the istA gene encoding IS21 family transposase yields the protein MPKKRTPMTKIKEVLRLKFECGLSHRNIASCLKIGCATVSEIISRFNQSQIGWPLPDSCSDTELTNALYHPKGANKAKAMPNFANCCTELKRKGMTKLLLWEEYYEQYQERAYAYTQFCEHYMRWLKKQKRSMRQTHIAGDKLFIDYCGPTIPVVNPDTGEIRHAQVFVATLGASNYTYVEASESQKLEHWLEAHANAFEHFGGVPRLLVPDNLRSAVTKHDRYEPQLNDSYQKLSNHYQTAVMPARPYKPKDKAKAENAVLIVERWIMMRLRHNTFHTFKELNLAIRELMNDLNQREMKQLGASRQALFEQLDKPALRPLPIQRYIYTETKRAKVGPDYHIEYRKHYYSVPHQLVGQHVELEATSRLIRIYYQGNLVSQHPCSPKERGISTYPEHMPSNHRYQKWSPERLLRWGEHIGAATREMVNVQLMKKAHPEQAYRSCLGLLNLSKKYGDVRLEQACKDALLINKPYLKFVKNLLVNHREGQLSSETQTTPNIEHSNVRGPDFYH from the coding sequence ATGCCAAAAAAGAGAACACCAATGACAAAAATCAAAGAGGTTTTACGCCTTAAATTCGAGTGCGGATTGTCACACAGAAATATCGCTTCCTGTCTGAAAATTGGTTGTGCGACCGTATCTGAAATCATCAGTCGTTTTAATCAAAGCCAAATAGGTTGGCCGCTCCCTGATAGTTGTTCAGATACAGAGTTAACCAATGCGCTTTATCACCCAAAAGGAGCGAATAAAGCCAAAGCGATGCCAAACTTCGCTAACTGTTGTACGGAACTAAAAAGAAAAGGCATGACGAAACTGCTGTTGTGGGAAGAATATTACGAGCAATATCAGGAGCGAGCCTACGCTTATACTCAGTTCTGTGAACATTACATGCGTTGGTTAAAGAAGCAGAAGCGTAGCATGCGACAGACCCACATCGCAGGTGACAAGCTGTTCATTGATTACTGTGGCCCAACGATCCCAGTCGTTAACCCTGACACGGGAGAGATCCGTCATGCCCAGGTTTTTGTTGCCACTCTTGGTGCATCCAATTATACCTACGTGGAAGCAAGTGAGAGTCAAAAACTAGAACACTGGCTGGAAGCCCATGCCAATGCCTTCGAACACTTCGGCGGGGTTCCAAGGTTGTTAGTCCCTGATAACCTGCGTTCGGCTGTCACTAAACATGACCGCTATGAACCTCAGCTCAACGATAGTTACCAGAAACTATCTAACCATTACCAGACGGCTGTCATGCCTGCTCGACCATACAAACCTAAAGACAAAGCAAAAGCTGAAAATGCAGTGCTCATTGTTGAGCGTTGGATAATGATGCGACTACGACACAATACCTTCCACACGTTCAAAGAGTTAAACCTAGCCATCCGTGAGCTAATGAATGATTTGAACCAAAGGGAAATGAAACAGCTAGGAGCCAGCCGTCAGGCACTGTTCGAGCAGTTAGATAAACCAGCATTGAGACCACTTCCAATCCAACGCTACATCTATACCGAAACTAAGCGGGCGAAAGTTGGGCCTGACTACCACATAGAGTACAGAAAACATTACTACTCTGTGCCTCACCAGTTAGTGGGACAACATGTTGAACTTGAAGCCACTTCCCGCTTGATACGCATTTATTATCAAGGAAACCTAGTCTCACAACATCCATGTAGCCCAAAAGAACGAGGGATAAGCACTTACCCCGAACACATGCCCAGCAACCATCGGTATCAGAAATGGTCTCCTGAACGATTATTGCGCTGGGGAGAACATATTGGCGCTGCAACTCGTGAAATGGTGAATGTTCAATTGATGAAAAAGGCACACCCTGAACAAGCTTATCGTAGCTGTCTTGGCTTATTGAACCTGAGTAAAAAATACGGTGATGTTCGTCTAGAGCAAGCCTGTAAGGATGCGCTTCTAATCAATAAACCCTATCTTAAGTTCGTCAAAAACTTGTTAGTAAACCATCGGGAAGGCCAACTCTCATCAGAAACTCAAACCACACCCAACATAGAGCACAGCAATGTTCGTGGCCCTGACTTTTACCACTAG
- the ltrA gene encoding group II intron reverse transcriptase/maturase, with protein sequence MRVYYSLYGHLLHKERLYKGFKKVWKAKGAAGIDRQSLSDYAQNLSDNLDQLLLELKTKRYTPQPVRRVEIPKDDGGVRLLGIPTVRDRVVQQALNDLLTPIFEEQFHPSSFGYRPNRSCHDAINKATMFIRRYGMQHVVDMDLSKCFDKLDHELILKSIKKRVTDSSVLELIKQFLKSGVMVDGEWQHTEIGSPQGGVISPLIANIYLDAFDQEMRKRGHRIVRYADDILIFCRSRKGAENAQVQATKVLEKQLKLTVNETKSHIAHSGEGVKFLGIEIGSHYSRIQPKKMSTFKGKLKRVTRRNGGKPLLEVIKQLAAWLRRRLRSVQLRLWKKPTRLHRRLRQLGYEGSFRYICMDSWRNAASPLASYSMPNQWFNDLGLVNLEHVRTGYVFSHYVEWKCA encoded by the coding sequence TTGAGAGTTTACTACAGTTTATATGGTCACTTGCTCCACAAAGAGCGACTCTATAAAGGATTTAAAAAAGTGTGGAAAGCGAAAGGCGCGGCCGGAATAGATAGGCAGAGCCTAAGCGACTACGCCCAAAATCTGAGTGATAACCTAGATCAACTTCTTCTGGAACTCAAAACCAAGCGATACACCCCTCAACCCGTCAGACGGGTAGAAATACCGAAAGATGATGGTGGGGTGCGATTACTTGGGATCCCAACAGTACGGGATAGAGTTGTCCAACAAGCTCTAAATGATCTATTAACCCCAATCTTCGAAGAGCAGTTTCACCCATCCAGCTTTGGGTATAGACCGAATCGAAGTTGTCACGATGCTATAAACAAAGCGACGATGTTCATCCGTCGATACGGAATGCAACACGTCGTAGATATGGACTTATCGAAGTGCTTCGATAAGCTCGATCATGAGCTTATTCTAAAAAGCATTAAGAAACGAGTCACAGACAGTAGCGTACTGGAGCTCATCAAACAGTTCCTGAAAAGTGGCGTAATGGTTGATGGAGAGTGGCAGCATACCGAGATAGGTAGTCCGCAAGGTGGAGTAATAAGCCCACTGATAGCGAACATCTATCTGGATGCGTTTGATCAAGAGATGCGAAAGCGAGGACATCGAATAGTCCGTTATGCCGACGACATACTGATCTTCTGTCGCAGCCGTAAAGGTGCAGAAAATGCGCAAGTACAGGCAACGAAGGTCCTGGAAAAACAGCTCAAGTTAACGGTGAACGAAACCAAATCACACATAGCGCACAGCGGCGAAGGTGTGAAATTCCTTGGAATAGAAATCGGTAGCCATTATAGCCGTATTCAGCCAAAGAAAATGTCGACGTTCAAAGGAAAGTTGAAGCGAGTGACAAGACGCAATGGCGGTAAGCCATTGTTAGAAGTCATTAAACAACTGGCCGCGTGGTTAAGGCGAAGACTTCGCAGCGTCCAATTACGATTATGGAAAAAACCGACCCGACTCCACCGCAGGCTAAGACAGCTAGGTTATGAAGGGTCATTCAGGTATATCTGTATGGATAGTTGGAGAAATGCTGCGAGTCCATTAGCCAGTTACTCGATGCCAAATCAATGGTTTAACGACCTTGGATTAGTGAATCTTGAACACGTTAGGACAGGATATGTGTTCAGCCATTATGTTGAATGGAAATGTGCATGA
- a CDS encoding ATP-binding protein produces the protein MAFRARIIGDTSLFKGESSAENAFTIVIGDNGCGKTQLLLDICNYYQMLFGELLSSKSADIRVIRRDYFKQDFKWGAIEKAFEHQIPQKLICASTSQFEKFAENWKLKNDFVQGGYYAYIGSKPFAPDRLPSTRIASTALNQLLARDTYDARKIQSLRKFLLSFGFDDVLKISLEPIFSFDELNKAKSGDPDVAPETQIALRKANEYYEIEDISELILLMEFIIDKPEVLLYFSDSGVLLDSVCKEKPIPYNSRELADLLMSGLVSVANIETVNGQCFLEPGLSESAKLRPLASRSSGEQCLFLLFLGIISSIDDNSLILIDEPEISLHPSWQQRFVEILNESLSEYSGCHFIIATHSPLIVSDIAVKNCEILDMTEQVLTSASKHSLRSSDYHLATLFHNPGHSNEYLIKTAIYVFSKVKSEKKFDNQDLEKLKMLNDQLSMLHEDDPVIELVEMLNEVYCKYG, from the coding sequence ATGGCGTTTAGAGCTCGAATAATCGGCGATACTTCTCTATTTAAAGGTGAAAGCTCGGCGGAGAATGCTTTCACAATAGTTATTGGAGACAACGGTTGCGGAAAAACCCAGTTGTTACTTGATATCTGCAACTACTACCAAATGCTATTTGGTGAATTGTTGAGTTCAAAGTCTGCTGATATTCGCGTCATACGTCGAGATTACTTTAAACAGGACTTCAAATGGGGCGCGATCGAAAAAGCTTTTGAGCATCAAATTCCTCAAAAACTTATATGTGCATCAACTAGCCAGTTTGAAAAATTTGCCGAAAACTGGAAGTTAAAGAATGACTTTGTACAAGGTGGATACTATGCCTACATTGGTTCAAAGCCATTTGCTCCTGACCGACTACCTTCTACTCGCATAGCATCAACGGCTTTGAACCAGCTATTAGCGAGGGATACTTATGATGCTCGAAAAATACAATCCCTCCGCAAATTTCTTTTAAGTTTTGGATTTGATGATGTTCTGAAGATTAGCTTAGAACCTATATTTTCCTTCGATGAACTGAATAAAGCAAAAAGTGGTGATCCTGATGTTGCTCCTGAAACTCAAATAGCGTTGCGAAAAGCAAATGAATATTATGAGATAGAGGATATCAGTGAGTTGATTCTTCTAATGGAATTTATCATTGATAAACCAGAGGTTTTGCTTTATTTCAGTGACTCTGGTGTTCTTCTCGATTCTGTATGTAAAGAAAAGCCCATCCCATACAATTCAAGAGAACTTGCAGATTTGCTCATGTCTGGGCTAGTAAGTGTTGCCAACATTGAAACAGTTAACGGGCAATGTTTTCTCGAACCAGGGTTATCAGAGAGTGCAAAACTACGACCTCTAGCTTCTAGAAGTTCTGGCGAACAATGTCTGTTCTTGTTGTTTCTAGGCATCATTTCATCTATTGATGATAATTCTTTAATATTAATAGATGAGCCAGAAATTAGTTTACACCCTTCTTGGCAGCAAAGATTTGTTGAAATTTTAAATGAGTCCCTTAGTGAATATTCTGGGTGCCACTTCATAATTGCAACTCATTCACCGCTTATAGTTTCAGATATTGCGGTTAAAAATTGTGAAATATTGGACATGACTGAACAAGTACTTACAAGTGCTTCAAAGCATAGCTTACGTTCATCCGACTATCATCTTGCCACTCTCTTTCACAACCCTGGCCATAGCAATGAGTATCTAATAAAAACAGCTATTTATGTATTCTCAAAGGTAAAGTCAGAAAAAAAATTCGATAATCAAGATCTAGAAAAACTAAAAATGCTTAACGATCAATTATCTATGCTGCACGAGGATGACCCCGTTATAGAGTTGGTAGAAATGCTCAATGAGGTTTATTGTAAATATGGCTGA
- a CDS encoding UvrD-helicase domain-containing protein, whose protein sequence is MNIEAVLDSELGSIVAPAGCGKTHLITEALSIRAQKPILVLTHTTAGVSALKKRLRRLSVPTSYYVVTTIDGWALRIANSFPTSCPISASPDNPRQFYPELRRSVLSSLNSGGLHEIIKASYSRLLVDEYQDCDNNQHNIIASLSQVLPTVVFGDPMQCIFSFAGPMPDWQQEVQQRFPLLGTLGTPWRWNNAGAPDLGEWILDARETLLRRESLDLTDCPNHVLWRPLTGNAQTDLINQHNAQQRIINQNQTDSFLVIGSSMNERSRHRYAQSSRTTQVVEQVQLAQVITAASEFDRLNGINLVESILTTASTMATNVEMARTLTRVKSILGGRNRQPPTTFEHALSNVASSNERSDILTALQEVESKNGTRIYRRSAYTALKDSVSLSVSSPDKTMSESAMIIREQIRQKGDTRIPKRAIGSTLLLKGLEADHCLILDANEREMDNKHLYVALSRGAKTVTVFSRNNQIS, encoded by the coding sequence ATGAATATTGAAGCTGTGCTCGATAGCGAATTAGGTTCAATTGTTGCGCCTGCAGGTTGTGGTAAGACACACCTGATTACGGAAGCTTTGTCGATTAGGGCGCAAAAACCAATATTGGTTCTAACACATACAACTGCTGGTGTATCCGCTCTTAAGAAGCGCTTACGCCGACTATCAGTTCCTACTTCTTATTATGTAGTGACAACTATTGATGGTTGGGCGCTTCGAATAGCTAATAGTTTTCCGACATCTTGCCCAATAAGCGCATCCCCCGATAATCCTCGACAGTTTTATCCGGAACTCAGGCGATCGGTGCTTAGTTCTCTTAATTCAGGGGGACTTCACGAAATCATAAAGGCTTCATATTCAAGACTGCTAGTCGATGAATACCAAGATTGTGACAACAACCAACATAATATCATCGCCTCCCTTTCACAAGTGCTGCCAACGGTGGTTTTTGGTGACCCGATGCAATGCATATTCAGTTTTGCAGGCCCAATGCCTGACTGGCAGCAAGAAGTGCAGCAAAGGTTCCCATTGCTTGGTACCTTAGGTACACCATGGCGTTGGAACAATGCAGGAGCGCCTGACCTTGGTGAATGGATACTTGATGCCAGAGAAACACTACTACGAAGAGAGAGCTTAGATCTTACTGACTGCCCGAACCACGTGCTGTGGCGTCCACTAACAGGTAACGCTCAGACTGACCTTATTAATCAGCACAATGCTCAACAAAGGATAATCAATCAAAATCAGACTGATTCTTTTCTTGTCATTGGTAGTTCAATGAACGAAAGGTCTCGACATAGATACGCGCAAAGTAGTCGTACGACTCAAGTCGTTGAGCAAGTCCAATTAGCTCAGGTTATTACTGCAGCTAGCGAGTTTGATCGTTTAAACGGTATAAATCTGGTGGAAAGTATTCTTACTACAGCGAGTACAATGGCTACTAATGTTGAAATGGCACGAACACTAACCCGTGTTAAAAGTATTCTTGGTGGAAGAAACAGGCAACCACCAACCACCTTTGAACATGCTCTATCTAACGTTGCCAGTAGCAATGAACGCTCTGACATTTTGACGGCTCTCCAAGAAGTTGAGAGTAAAAATGGCACCAGGATATACCGTAGAAGCGCATATACTGCATTGAAAGACTCAGTATCATTGTCGGTTAGTTCACCGGATAAAACTATGTCAGAGTCTGCAATGATTATAAGGGAGCAAATAAGACAAAAAGGTGATACCCGAATCCCTAAACGAGCAATTGGCTCAACATTGCTACTTAAAGGACTGGAAGCCGATCATTGCTTAATTCTCGATGCTAATGAAAGAGAAATGGACAATAAACACCTGTACGTTGCACTTTCTCGTGGAGCAAAAACTGTCACCGTTTTCTCTCGAAATAATCAAATAAGCTAA
- a CDS encoding ATP-dependent nuclease yields MSVIRHIEIQNFRTIKKLSWHPKPGLNCLIGPGDSGKSTLLDAIDLTLGARRSYTFNDADFYQLNIQSPLSITITLGDLHDDLKNIESYGFFLRGYNATTQEILDEPQQGTEPVLTIKLTVDSDLDPDWRLYSERAEADGLERRLPWKHRELLSPARLGTTAHQNLAWGSRSILNKLSEETLDVSSTLAQLGRQTREAFAQQQVEGVAGVLQQVQNISNGLGVPVGELKALLDVNGISLSNGAISLHNSDNTPLRQLGTGSSRLLISGLQKAASNSKVIIVDEAEYGLEPYRITRLLNELGSKDAEPTQQVFITTHSPYVLRELQAQQLHVMRRPTPAQEAFDPERIQHTIYSLNGEGLQQATLRACAESFFSKSVIVCEGKTEIGIVRGIDLHFGQTITSKGVHCADGGGDSMFARAQVFSSLGYPTAIFKDSDKAEQHREHRENAIAAGISVFEWDHNRATEDVIFTACPAGVIPELLNMAAERKGADSINAHIQAYSNQSVTLEDCLSRFTDDQRATLARAANKKSWFKDIEPAENVGRYIIGPNYGSFTEELTTPVHNLFSWANN; encoded by the coding sequence ATGTCAGTTATACGCCATATAGAAATACAAAACTTTCGAACAATCAAGAAATTATCATGGCACCCAAAGCCAGGATTAAATTGCCTAATTGGCCCCGGTGATTCAGGTAAATCTACATTGTTAGATGCTATCGATCTTACGCTCGGTGCTCGACGTTCTTATACATTCAACGATGCTGATTTTTACCAACTTAATATCCAGTCTCCACTATCGATAACAATCACCCTAGGTGACCTGCATGATGATCTGAAGAATATCGAAAGCTATGGATTCTTCTTAAGGGGGTACAATGCTACTACTCAAGAAATCCTTGATGAGCCTCAGCAAGGTACTGAACCTGTTCTAACCATAAAATTAACTGTAGATTCTGACTTAGACCCAGATTGGCGACTGTATTCGGAAAGGGCTGAAGCGGATGGATTAGAACGTAGATTACCATGGAAACATAGAGAGCTTTTATCTCCTGCTCGCTTAGGAACAACTGCGCACCAGAACCTTGCCTGGGGAAGCCGTTCAATCCTTAACAAGCTTTCTGAAGAGACATTGGATGTATCAAGCACTCTTGCGCAGTTAGGAAGGCAAACTCGTGAAGCCTTCGCACAACAGCAAGTTGAAGGGGTTGCTGGCGTTTTGCAACAAGTCCAGAATATATCCAATGGCTTAGGTGTTCCTGTTGGCGAACTGAAAGCATTATTAGATGTAAATGGGATCTCCTTATCTAATGGTGCTATAAGTCTTCACAACAGTGATAATACTCCTCTTAGACAATTAGGAACAGGTTCGTCCAGACTTCTAATTAGCGGCCTGCAGAAAGCGGCCAGTAACTCTAAAGTAATCATTGTTGATGAAGCTGAATACGGATTAGAGCCATATCGAATTACTCGTTTACTTAACGAGCTAGGCTCTAAAGATGCTGAGCCAACGCAGCAAGTATTCATCACAACTCACTCGCCTTACGTACTTCGTGAATTGCAGGCTCAACAACTTCACGTAATGCGCAGACCTACACCGGCTCAGGAAGCTTTTGACCCTGAACGTATTCAACATACGATATACAGTCTAAACGGAGAAGGTCTACAACAAGCAACGTTACGCGCTTGCGCCGAATCTTTCTTCAGCAAAAGTGTTATCGTATGTGAAGGAAAAACGGAAATTGGAATAGTAAGAGGAATAGACCTTCATTTCGGTCAGACGATTACATCCAAAGGCGTCCATTGCGCGGACGGCGGTGGTGATTCCATGTTTGCAAGGGCGCAAGTTTTTTCGTCACTAGGTTACCCTACAGCAATTTTTAAGGATTCAGATAAAGCTGAACAGCATCGAGAGCACAGAGAAAATGCTATAGCAGCTGGTATTTCTGTATTTGAATGGGATCATAATAGAGCAACAGAGGATGTTATCTTTACTGCTTGTCCAGCGGGCGTTATCCCAGAACTATTGAATATGGCCGCCGAAAGGAAGGGAGCCGACTCAATAAACGCTCATATTCAAGCCTATTCAAATCAGTCGGTAACTCTAGAAGATTGCCTTAGCCGATTTACAGATGACCAACGAGCAACCCTCGCAAGAGCTGCCAATAAAAAGAGCTGGTTTAAAGATATAGAACCCGCAGAAAATGTTGGTAGATATATTATTGGCCCTAATTACGGTTCTTTCACCGAAGAGTTAACTACACCTGTACATAATCTGTTTAGCTGGGCGAATAATTAA
- a CDS encoding antitoxin Xre/MbcA/ParS toxin-binding domain-containing protein: MNKETKKNFDKVFQAALALCGSEEAANHWLKHPVRGLGNKRPIDMLSTAEDTKAVLNLIGRLEHGVFS, encoded by the coding sequence GTGAATAAAGAAACCAAAAAGAATTTTGATAAAGTATTTCAGGCTGCGTTAGCACTGTGTGGTAGTGAAGAAGCTGCTAATCACTGGCTTAAGCACCCAGTTCGAGGACTTGGTAACAAACGACCAATTGATATGCTTTCGACAGCCGAAGATACCAAGGCTGTACTCAACTTGATTGGCCGTTTAGAGCATGGAGTGTTTTCGTGA
- a CDS encoding DEAD/DEAH box helicase, whose amino-acid sequence MLRPWQAECSEKALQKYSSNQQHFFCQATPGAGKTVLAATVASRLMQEGKIDLVLCFSPSLTVSSGIKKTFSQILNCTFNGGLGSIGRSLTYQSIQFLNEEFWLTLRNHRVFVVFDEIHHCSGTEIENANVWGQQVLAKIQGLATYTLALSGTPWRSDSLPIVLGQYSDPDGILLVDYQYTLKQAIGDKVCRAPKIVLVDNEHLTVTNDEKVESFSSILEMIKQTKASYQSIIHNEDAMEYLLGLGCKKLEEIRSRSPTAGGLIVAASVQHAQTIKKVLFEKYAQSVSIVTYRHEEPLAEIERYRRSYTQWIVSVGMISEGTDIPRLQVCCHMSSVKTELYFRQVLGRILRVNGATNQQAWLFTFAEQSLIDYAERIEQDIPESCIYAKWEKFVEAEPDTKRNRLSEKGLLEERGGLSSKLVWNSTTRNTESIDVALGAFDELRLGAFRQRVISAFLAS is encoded by the coding sequence GTGCTAAGGCCATGGCAGGCAGAATGCTCAGAGAAGGCATTACAGAAATACAGCTCAAACCAGCAGCACTTCTTCTGCCAAGCAACTCCAGGGGCTGGAAAAACGGTACTGGCTGCGACGGTTGCTTCAAGGTTGATGCAAGAGGGCAAGATCGACCTTGTATTATGTTTCTCACCTTCTTTAACGGTTTCAAGCGGAATAAAGAAAACCTTTTCACAGATTCTTAATTGTACCTTTAATGGAGGGTTAGGTTCTATTGGACGATCTCTCACTTATCAGTCGATTCAATTTCTAAATGAGGAGTTTTGGCTGACGCTAAGAAATCATCGAGTTTTTGTGGTCTTTGATGAGATACACCACTGCTCTGGTACAGAGATTGAAAATGCGAATGTTTGGGGGCAACAAGTCCTTGCAAAGATTCAAGGGCTCGCAACGTATACCCTTGCTCTTTCAGGGACTCCGTGGCGTTCAGACTCTTTGCCGATAGTATTGGGACAGTACAGCGATCCTGACGGAATACTTTTGGTTGATTATCAATACACGTTAAAACAAGCAATCGGCGATAAGGTTTGCAGAGCCCCTAAGATTGTTTTGGTTGATAATGAACATTTGACCGTGACGAACGATGAGAAAGTGGAGTCTTTTTCTTCAATATTGGAAATGATTAAGCAAACTAAGGCCTCATATCAAAGCATCATTCATAATGAAGATGCAATGGAGTACTTACTTGGATTGGGTTGCAAAAAGCTTGAAGAAATCCGTTCACGATCCCCGACGGCTGGAGGGTTAATTGTTGCTGCATCAGTTCAGCACGCACAAACAATTAAAAAGGTACTTTTTGAAAAGTATGCTCAATCGGTCTCAATAGTGACCTATCGGCATGAAGAGCCTTTAGCAGAGATTGAACGTTATAGACGAAGCTATACTCAATGGATTGTTAGCGTTGGAATGATTAGTGAGGGGACCGATATTCCGCGCCTTCAAGTGTGTTGTCACATGAGTTCAGTCAAAACCGAATTGTACTTCAGACAGGTGCTCGGGCGAATTCTTCGTGTGAACGGCGCAACAAATCAACAAGCGTGGTTATTCACCTTTGCTGAACAAAGCTTGATTGACTATGCAGAAAGGATTGAACAAGATATTCCTGAGTCGTGTATATATGCAAAGTGGGAAAAGTTTGTAGAAGCCGAGCCAGATACTAAGCGCAACCGTCTTAGCGAAAAGGGGCTGCTAGAAGAGCGAGGAGGACTTAGCTCTAAGCTGGTATGGAATAGCACGACAAGGAATACAGAGAGTATTGATGTCGCACTTGGCGCGTTTGATGAGCTTCGACTCGGAGCTTTTAGACAGCGGGTAATATCGGCATTTTTGGCTTCTTGA
- a CDS encoding helix-turn-helix domain-containing protein has protein sequence MPFENPIPVRLKEARKKANLSQKALGVRIGMDESSASPRMNQYEKGKHTPDVQTLKLLADELGVPLSYFFCEDASAAELACIVSQMTESERKELISSLLANSKREV, from the coding sequence GTGCCATTCGAAAACCCAATTCCAGTGCGGCTCAAAGAAGCCCGCAAAAAAGCAAACCTCTCTCAAAAAGCATTGGGAGTACGTATAGGTATGGATGAAAGCTCTGCTAGCCCAAGAATGAATCAATACGAGAAGGGTAAACACACCCCAGACGTACAAACCTTAAAGCTATTGGCCGATGAACTAGGTGTGCCTTTAAGTTACTTTTTCTGTGAAGATGCAAGCGCCGCAGAACTAGCATGTATTGTTTCTCAAATGACAGAGAGTGAGAGGAAAGAATTAATTTCATCATTGCTAGCCAACAGTAAACGTGAAGTCTAG
- the tenpIN gene encoding type III toxin-antitoxin system TenpIN family toxin, with protein MKFNKLSNDFVEKTRDLQEVLEDKGRGYSVAEITYNDLTFAVPLRSNLEVDSKGKPKKIGGAPTSFVADIQIGENGEKFHRGLDFQKALLISDKESDFGNEYPLSDNKQKTTINDNEYEILKQFKRYVNSYVRAHQKDLPYKQQFYRSTLQNYHDELDAHKKEVKIMVKKKRTIVKPDDE; from the coding sequence TTGAAGTTTAACAAATTAAGCAATGACTTTGTAGAGAAGACAAGAGATTTACAAGAGGTTCTAGAGGATAAAGGGCGTGGCTACTCAGTAGCAGAGATTACATATAACGACCTTACCTTTGCGGTTCCTTTGCGCTCTAACCTAGAAGTAGATAGTAAGGGTAAGCCTAAAAAAATTGGCGGCGCTCCTACTTCCTTTGTAGCAGATATCCAGATTGGTGAGAATGGTGAAAAGTTCCACCGAGGATTGGACTTTCAAAAGGCGCTACTTATCTCTGATAAAGAGTCGGATTTCGGTAATGAGTATCCTTTGTCGGATAATAAACAAAAAACAACCATTAACGATAATGAATATGAAATCCTAAAGCAGTTTAAGAGGTATGTGAACTCATATGTTCGTGCGCATCAGAAGGATCTGCCATATAAACAACAATTTTACCGTAGCACACTACAAAACTATCATGATGAGTTAGATGCTCATAAAAAAGAAGTTAAGATTATGGTAAAAAAGAAACGTACAATCGTTAAACCTGATGACGAATAG